In the genome of Roseovarius sp. Pro17, the window GAAAGCGTCGAGGCCGCTGACCACTGGCAGCATTTCGTATCCCGCTGGGGCTTCTGGAACTGGGTCCGCGCCATTGCGGCGGCCCTCGCTGCCGCCTGTCTGCTTATCGCCACTGTCGTGCTCGCCAGCGGCTGAATTCGGCCCTGAACCACCCCCAAACCCTCATACAACAAAGGAACATGAACAATGACACATCCAATATCGCAAATAATCGTGCTGCTTGTCGTAGGAGCCATCGCGTTGATAATCGGTGGTTACATCCAGATGGATCCGGTCGCGTTCTACGCTGGCACGGGGATCGAGCTTGGCAATCAAACAGCACTCAAGAACGAGTTGAAAGCCGCTGCGGGCTTCCTGCTCACGGCCGGGTTCCTCGCACTGCTTGCAGCCGCGATCACCCAGCTGCGAACCTTCGCACTGACAACCCTTGTCCTGATCAACGGCACGTACGGTGGGGCACGCATTTTGAGCTTTCTGGCCGACGGCGTTCCAAACGCCGAGATGGTGTGGATCGCGGGCATTGAACTGGCCCTTGCAGCAGCCTGCGCCGCAGTGCTCATCCGCGCGATGCGGACCCTAAACCCAATGGTCGCGTGACCATCCTGAACTGAACCTCAAACCAGGAGACTATCCCATGTCACTTTTTTCAGCTTCTATTGTCGGCTCAAAAAGCCAGATCGGACGCCGCATCAGCACTTCGCTAAAGACAGCACTTGCTTGCCTGATGTTGGGCGGCCCCGCGATGGCTGATCAAACGTCCCCCCAGCATACGGGCGACGCGGTCAGCATTGACCCCGCCTCGCCAACATACTTTGGCAACTTCGCCCCTGAACTATCCGTAACAGTTGCACGTATGCCTGCGCTCGACGCCGCCACTGGTCTTGCAGTACAGGAGATCAAGCCCGGTCTGTTCTACGTGACGGACGGCGTATACCAGTCGGCCTTCCTCGTCACCGGATCTGGCATCGTCGTCTTCGATGCGCCGAGGACATTTGCCGAAGGACTGCCCGCAGCGATTGCAGAAAGCGCACCGGGCAAGGAGATCAGCACCCTCATCTACAGCCACGACCATGCCGATCACATGGGTGGCTCCGGTGTCTTTGCAGATGTGCCGGGTCTCGAGATCATCACCTCGCAGCGGGTCGCCGACAGTCTGGTCGGTGATGCCTATTCAGGCGTCATCACCCCGACCCGCACGTTCGAAGACCAACTTGATCTGACCATCGGGGATATCGAAATAAGGCTTGATACCGCATCCTATCATTCAGAGGATGAGGACGTTATTGCCTATATCCCCGCCCTGAAGTTCCTGATCGCGGTGGACACCATCACACCGGGCGAGGTGCCGTTCATGAACTTCGGTGCGACAGCCGATTTCGGGCGTTATCTGGGGCTGTTCGATACTCTCCTCGCCTACGATTTCAACCTTTTGCTGCCCGGTCATATCTCGATCCTCGGCACCCGTCAGGACGTGATCGACAACCGAGAGTATGCCTACGACGTGCGCGATACCGTCCTACATGAGATGGAGACCATGGTCCCCAGGATCGAGCAGGCTTCCGCCGCCATCGGACATGTAAACGACAATCTGGCCTATCGCATGGCGATCGAGGAAATGCGCGGCGCATGTGCGGCACAGATCATCGACCACTGGTCAGAGCGGCTCTCGGTCGTCGACGTCTATGCCGACAGCCACTGCCAGACGGCGATCCTTTACTACATCATGCATTGAAGCCGCGCCTCCTGACGGGTTCCCGGACCGCAGTTTGGTCCGGGTGCTTCACAGCCGAAAGCTTCAGGGCTCCGTCCTGACCTTATCTGCGCTAGTCACGAGCGGCCGGTTTCGGCTGAGCCGCCGTTCAGCCCGCAGCAGGCGAACTCACAACGGGCGGGACGGAGTTGCCATTGAACCCGGCTAATTGATCCAGCCTTTGCTTGCGGAATATCTTGAATACCAGATGAAAAATGCTGCCGCCGCCACAGGCATGAGGATGATCGACAGCATATCGAAAGCACTAAGATCCGCGCCAGATTTGAGCGAGTGGATCAGTTGCACGATCACACCCACCAGCGCCGCGATGAATACGTAGAAGGCCGCCGATTTCCTCAGCAAAAGCAATAGCGAGCCGAGCGCACCACCGAACACAGCCAAGGCGAACCCCGCCGTGGCCCAAACCGGCCTCCCTTCGACAATCACCCGATGAGACTCGGGGTATGACGCCAGCATATCGGGACTCATCTGCATGAAGAAATTCACACAGCCCATTGCATACCAAATCAGGCCGAGGCCCGCGATGACCCAGAAACTCCAATGCACACTGGTTGTTTTATCACCGTTCATATCTCACTCCTGCTTATTGGCCCGGATAATAGCTCATTGATCCCATGGCTGGCGACGCTCTGCGAATACCTAGTTCCCGATGACAAGTTCGCCCGAATTGTCCAGCGATCCCGCGAGGACATAGACGATGCCCGGTTGCAGGCTCGTCGTCTTTCGGATCGGTGATCCACACTCAAAGCAAAACCCGACTTCGACATCGTTGCCCGCGGCAGATTTCAAACCATAGGTTTTCAGCGGACCGGAACACGCAAAGCCGCCGCGCTTGAAGGCGACCTGCGGCGCATGCCCGCCACCCGAAATATGCTGACAATCGCGGCAATAACAGCGGATCGCGTATTCGGGGGCGGTGGTCAGCGTGTAGCGGGTCTTGCCGCAGAGGCACCCACCGGATTGAGGATCGGGCGTCGCGTTTCCTTTCAGGTTGACGCAGTTTACCGGCTTGTTCCCCCAGCCTTACCCGGATTGCGCCAACAAGATGATGCAGGCAGCGATCAGCAGTACGGCATAGGTCGCAAACACTCCGATGGCACGGGGGACAGGAAAGTGCGGGTTGACCAACATGCCGACGGTATGAAGGACACGACCCGCGAAGAAGGCGAGGCCCGGACTCTATAAAAGCCCGTCGGACGTGCCATTGAATTCCAGCAAAGCCAGCATCAGCAGACACATCGGAACATATTCCGCAAAATTCCCGAACGCCCGCATGCGCCGCTGCAAGATCGGGTCGCCACCGTCCTGATATGGGAACTTGGCCATATCACCGTGTTCTTTACCCAAGGAGACCCGCCTGAGTGAGACGAGTATCGTGAGGATAAACATCTGAATTGCGAGGAGTGCCGCGATTGTTGCGGTAATGGGCAGGACGTCCATGGGATCGCCGTTCTTGGTGTGTTGAGGTTGGATGTGGATTCAGCAGACAATCCTGTATCGCCCGCTGCCTTCACCCGAATTTCAACCCTACATCTCCATGTCCATCAGTTCGGCAACCTCGATCGTGCCGTGGTCAAGGTGCGGGCATCCTTGGGCCAGTTTGACGGCGCCGTCGATGTTGTCCGCTCTCACGATCGAATACCCGGACAACGGGTTCGACCCGCCATTATCTGCAACGCCATCCGCGCTGACGGTTTTCGACATGCCTGCCGGTTTACCCTTTTCGATGCTGGCATCGCCCAAGCCGTCGGACCATTCGCGCCACCGCGCCATGAACTTCTGACCCGCTTCGGGACTCTCCGGCTTTTTGCCGCCATGATAGGCAAGGATATAGTTGGGCATGGTCGTTCCTCCTCATCGGATTTCCGGGCGCGAAACGTCCGGATCGCAGGCGTCTGTTACATGTGCATCATCTCCGCCACCTCGACACTGCCGCCGTTTTGCAGACCGGGGCAGCCCTTGGCCATATCCGTCGCGGTTGCCAGATCAACCGCTTCGACAAGCGTAAAGCCCGAGAGCGGGTTGGCGCCGCCATCCTTTGAAACGCCTGACGGGCTGACCGTGTTCGATTGGCCCACGGGCGCGCCGGGGTGAATGATGGCCTTGCCGAGGCTTTCCATCCAGGCGCCTCATTTGGCCATGACTTTGGCGGTTTCTTCCTCGGTGTCGGGCATGCTTCCGCCGTGATAGGCAAAAATGAAATGTGGCATTGCTACTCTCCTTACTTCAGGTTTCAACTTAGCAGTCGTTCAAGTTTCTTCAGGGTCGAAGTCCAACCCTTGCCGTGGTTCTGGGCACTTTCGTCACTCGGCAGGCCGGAATGGATCAACCGGAATAGCGACCCGCCCTTGGCCGGATGCACCTCGAACCGCACGCGGCTCTCAGCCCCACGCTGATCCGCATCGTCATGCCAGCCCCAGGTAAATTCCACCGAGCGCGGCGGATCGACGGCGACGACGTTTCCGCTCATCTTGTGCAACCCGCCTTCCGCATTGATCAGGGTCGAGGACCACGGGCCGGGACGTGAGAAATCAAGGTTATGTTCCTTCATGCTCATGCTTTCCGGTCTCCACCATTTCAGCAGGTTTTTAGGTTCTGTCAGATAGGAAAAAACGTGCTCTGGAGGATGGGGAAAGGTTCGTTCAAGTGTGAGAGTGCTCATTTGCGCGGTCCTTCTTGTTCGGGTGTCGCATAGGCGCGCCTGTAAGCCGGTCGCTCCGTCAGCCGCGCATGCCAGGCCTCTAAAACCGGATGATCGCCGATCAATTCAGTATGCGTCGCCATGAAGCAGCTATGGCCGACCAATATATCCGCGCCAGAGAACTGCGGGCCGAGAAGGTAGTCGCGGTCGCGAAGATGGTCCGAGAGGATATCTGCCCGCGCCCTGAAACCTTCACGCCCTCGCGCGGCCAAGGCATCGTCCCGCGCACCGCCAAAATCCACAGGCCGCAAGGCATTGTCGAAATACATCATGATGGCCGGGTCGAGTTCCGCGCAGGCAAACACACTCCACTGATAATAGGCGGCCCGCTGCGGACTGCCGACAGCGGGGGCCAGCTGCGCCTCCGGGTGTTCGTCACAGAGTTGCAGCACGATCGCCACGGATTCGAACATCGTATAACTTGGGGTTATCAAAGCCGGAACAACACCCAGTGGGTGAATGGCGCGGTACTCTGCCGTTTTTTGCTGCTCCTTGCCCATGTCAAAGAGATGGCTGGCATGGTCGACACCCAGTTCTTACAGCACCCATTTTGCACGCTGGGACCGCGTGGGTGGCCATTCATAGAGATGAGTGCCTGAGGTGCTCATGGATTTGAACCGTCCCGGTTCATGGCCGCTTCGAGCCGATCCAGACTGCCCTGCCAGAAGTCGCGGTAGCTCATCGTCCAGGCGGTGATGGCCTGCACCGCTTCGGGTCGCACCGAATAGAGCCTGCGTTGCTTGTCGATCCGCCGTTCCACAACACCAGCCTCACGCAGAATTTTGAGGTGACGCGAGATGGCAGGGGCCGAAATGTTGCCGATATCCAGCAGGCGCCCCGCGGGCAACTCCCCTCCACTCAGCAGCCGCTCAACGATGGCAAAGCGTGTGGTGTCTCCGAGAGCGGCGAAGGTGGCGGGCAGATGCGACATGGATCTTCTCTTGTTTATAATATTCGTTAATTAACTAAAAATTAAATTAACTGCCGAGTCAAGCTCTTCCACTCGGATCAGGTTGTCAGGGAAGGGCTCGGTCCGGCCGTTCTCTGCTCATGGCGCGAACGATCGGTCTGAGTTGAGCTGCCTCGCTGCGTCGTATTCGAACTGGCACAAGGTGGAACCTTGCTGCTGTTCAACATTTCTGCGCTATGGCTGTCCAACTCTCCCACACAGTCTCAAACGGCGCTTCCACCGCATTTGACGCAGGCGAAGCCTGGCTTGTTCATTCGACGCCCCGATAGATCAGACCAAGCGCCAAGGCGAAAAAGCCGCATTGCAAGACAAGAAACCCGGTTTCCATGGCGATAAAACTACCAGCGTTCGGAAAAATCTGCTTCGCGACCAAGGCCAGAACATGCGACGCCCAGAAAAACGGTTCTGTTGCGTTAACGGCTGCCAATTCTGTCACCATTAGCACACCAGTCTGAGAGGTTCCCGATGATGCGGCGCACTCCCTTCAAACATCACCGTTTCCCAGAAGAGATTATCCTGTTGGCGGTGCGCTGGTACTGCCGATACCGGCTGTCGTACTGGGATGTGCGCGACTTACTCGCTGAACGCGGGACCACTGTTGATGCCGCGACTATCTATCATTGGGTTCAAAATGTCGGACCTGAGATGCGCAAACCTGCATATGGCCGTCACCGGTCATGGCGCGGCATGCAGTGGTATGTAGACGAAACCTATATGCGTGTGAACGGCCGGTGGTGCTAGTTATGGCGGGCTGTTGATCAAAACGGTCGAGTAATCGATTTTCGTCTGACAGCATGAGGAAACGCAAAAGCAGCAAGCCTTCATGCGCCAGGCCTGCGACACGTTGCGTTGCTATAAACCGGTGACGATCGTCACCCCCTCTCGGGCTATTGCTGTGCAATATCCTGCCGGGCAGTGTACAAGGCCCATAGCTAAGCCAAGGACGTTAGGGAGATGAACTTGGGTTGCGAACCAGACAATGCGATTCAACACGTCGATCGCAAGCATCTGAACAATCGCATTGAAGGCGACGATGGTGCCGCGAAGCAACTGCTCTGGCCCAAGCGCGGCTTCCGAAGCCTGACCGCCGCGAAAAATACGTTCAATAGTATCGAAACATACCGCGCGATCAAGAAGGACCACTTCGCAAACAACGAGCCCGGCGTTCTCAACGAAATCGCGTTTGTCGCGGGTCTGTTCAGAACGGCTGCATGAGCATCATCCCCGATGTGGCCATCACTATCGATAAGCTGAAGTAACGCAACAGAGCCGTCCGGAAACTCTTCACTGCGGCAGCCTGATGGACGGCTCAAGAAACCAACCTCGACCATGCCTCAACAATGCACCAGTCCCAGTTGGCGCGCGTAGAGACCAGATACAGGGCGCAGGATGCTCCACCGGGACGTTTCGCGGAACGCGGTAAGAAACTGAGGCTCCCCCTTAGAAGTGGTCCACCCACTGGGATATGTCTATCCCGTTTTCAGGAGGACCACTTCTAAGGGGGAGCCTCAGTTAGTTCGGCAGATCGTCGGTTTTGTCAGTGGCGTCGTCAGGAAACCGCCGCCCCCCGCGATGGCCTTGATGCCGCCCGCGTAGAATGGGGCAATGGTCAGCAAGATAATATTAAGCAATGTTTTGGGCCGCGTTTTTCTGCCTTTGATGCAACTCAAGCGCGGCCTGCATACCGGCAGAAGGACCCAAACGCAAAAAGGGGCGCGCCACCAGCACGCCCCCTAAATTGGCGACAGGTAAGCGCCCTACAGGAACAGATCGGCGATGAATGCCGATCCGACATAAGTTCCGGTCATCACTAGCACAGCGACGATGAAGATCTTCCACCCCGACGATTTGGCAATATCGATCTCCTGCTTTGCGATGGCGATACCCGCATAGGCCAGGCACGGCGTCGCCAGCGTCAGAAAGTTCACGTTCGTCGCCTGCGCCACGATCCACTCGCTGCCCGGTGTCCATGGCAGGGTCGCCAGAATGCCGATAAGTGAGATCCACGCGACTGATGGCAGTTTGATCGGGACCATTTCGGTCAGCACAAGGCCGACCATCGAGATCACGTAAAGCACGATCAGTCCGACAAACCCGTCAGCGATGGGAATGTCCGTCGCCACGGTGTTACCGACCAGACCGATGGCGCAGATGATGACCAGCACCAGCGCGTGGGCCGAGAGGCTCAGCTTGCGCTCGGCGGTGGGGTCCATTTGGGTTTCGCTCGTGTTCATGGTCACTCTCCCGCCTTGATGGTTGCGTCCTTACGACCCAAGAGGTCGTAGAGCTTTTCGGTGATCGGCAGGGCAACAAAGACGCCCAGATAGATGCCGGTTGCATAGGTCAGCACGTTGGACGCGCCGGCGAGTGCAAGGATCTGTTCCTTCATCTCCGGCACTGCGGTCGCCAGCGCACCTGTGCAGGCCGCCATCATCGAGCCGGACCCGATGCCGCAGGCCATCGCAAGCGCCTCGATAGAAAAAATCCCGGCCGTTGATAGGAGTGACGCCAGAATGGCAAAGATAAACGTGCCGAACAGCGTGCCGATCACGTAGACACCCATCACGCCGGTGCCCTCCTGGCTTTTCAGGCCGTACTTGTCGGCGATGATCGCGATGTTCGGCTCACGTGCGACCGAGAAACACGCCCCAATGGATTCGCGGCCCATCCGCAGCACCAGAACGGCAATGGGAAAGGCGATAACGATCGTGCCGAGGTTGCCAAGTTCCTGCAACAGAAGGGCAGGGCCGGCGTCGATGATTTGCTCCATTTGGGGGCCGATGATCGTGCCGAATTTGGCGATGAAGGGCATGATCGCGATCACGATCAGCGGGGACGCGGCACTGACGTCACTGTCCTTGATCCAGACGCCTGCACGCTTGATCACGTTGGGGTTGATGAGCATCCCCAAAATGAATGCATACAGCAGCGGCAGCAGCAGGATTGATCCGATGCCGATAGGCACGACAATCACGCCGATCAATTCGCTGATGACGGTGATGATCAGCACGCTGATGTGCAGCCGCCAATCCAGCACAATCTCCATGGTTCGTTGCATTTCGTCCCTCCCTTTTTTCCGTGCCGTACCGGGCACATGGGTCGTCTTGTGTCAGTTGATCTTTTCCCGAGCCACTTGGCAACCTTATGGGTCAGCCCGGCGCATAGCCAAATCCGATAACCGGGTTTTCCGCCGTCTCCACCCAGACCGACTTGGTCTGCGTATAGGCCGCCAACGCCTCGCGTCCCGAGGATCGGCCATAGCCCGACCGCCCGAAGCCGCCGAAGGGTGACATCACGTTGATCGTTTTGTAGCTGTTGACCCAGAAAGTCCCGGCGCGGACTTTTGCCGCCATGCGGTGGGCGCGGCCCACATCCTGCGTCCAGACCGCCCCGGCCAGTCCATAGGGTGTATCGTTTGCCAACGCGACGGCCTCTTCTTCGGTTTCGAAGGTCAGGACCGACAGGACCGGGCCGAACACCTCTTCGCGGGCGATGGCCATGTCCGGTGTCACGCCGGTCAGCACCGTTGGTGCGTAGAAGTAGCCACCGCTATCCGCCAGCGCGTCTGGCTTGGCCCCGCCCGTGGCAAGGTGGGCGCCGTTCGAGGCGGCAGCCTGCACCATCGCGTCGATCTTCTGCCATTGAGCGGCGTTGTTGACGGGGCCGATCTGCGTTTCGGGATCGGTGGGCATACCCACCGGGATGCGCGCGCTGGCGACAGTCAGTTTTTCGACCACCTCGTCATGCACGGACCGCTGCACCAATAGGCGGGAGCCTGCGACGCAGCTTTGCCCGCAACTGGCGAATATGGCAGCCTGTGCGCCGACCACGGCGCGGTCGATATCGGCATCGGCAAAGACGATATTGGCTGATTTGCCACCCAGTTCCAGCACCGCCCCCATGGGCTTCAGCGCCGCCCGCGCCGCAATGGCGCTGCCCGCCTGCGCCGAGCCGACGAATACGGCCAGCCCCGTTGCCGGATGGTCGATCATCGCCTGCCCACTAGTCGGCCCCGCGCCAGCGATCACGTTGACCAGACCGCGCGGCACGCCCGCCTTTTCGCACAGGACGCCTATAACCAGCGAGCTAAGTGGCGTTAGCTCGGACGGTTTCAGCACCACGCCGTTTCCTGCGCAGATCGCGGGCGCTACTTGCCAGCAGCAGGTGAACAGCGGCGCGTTCCAAGGGGTGATCTGCGCGACGACGCCAATTGGTTCGTGGCGGGTATAGTTCAGATGCGTGCTGGGCACCGGGATGACGTCGCCGGTGATCTTGTCACACCAGCCCGCGTAATATTCGAACATCTCGGCCATGCGCCCCGGCTCCCCGCCGGTATCGCGGATAGGGCGGCCGGTCGAGATACACTCCAGCTCGGACAAGGGCGCGGCATGGGCGCGGATCTGGCGGCCTATTTCGAACATGACGCGGCCCCGCTCAGATGCGGTTTTCGCCCACCACTCTCGCTGCGCTGCCTCGGCGGCGTCTGCGGCCTGCGCGACGACATCCGCACCGGCATCGCGGTACGTGGCAAAAACGTTGCCAGTTGCCGGATCGGTCAGGGACAACTCATCGCCGGTGCCGGGCAGGAATCCGCCCGCGACGTAGCTTTGCACGCTTGAGGCGCCCAGCAACTCTTGCAGCAATTCAGCAACGCGGTTCGAAATGTCGGTCATTCGTCTTCTCCCCTGAACCGATCCGCCTGCGGATCGCCCATCAGCATGAAATCGTCGGCATCGCTCAGCCCCGAGCGGTCTTCGCTCCACAGATCGGCCACCAGATTGGCCAGCGGCAGCGCGCAGCCCTTGGCCTTCGCCATTTCAAGTGCCAGACGCACGTCTTTGCGCATGAGCCCTGTCGAAAACCCGCTGTCGAAACTGCGCGGCAGTACCCAAGTCGGATAATGGATTTCGCTGATCGCGCTACGCCCGGTGGCCGAATTAATCACGCGCAGGGCATCCTCAGCACTGACGCCCGATGCCTCGGCCAGCCGGATAGCCTCCAGCGTAGTGACCATATGGCTTGCGACCAGCATGTTATTGACCAGTTTTGCCACATTTCCCGCGCCGCTCGGGCCGACGTGGATGATCTTTTGCCCCAAAGCTTCCAGCACTGGCATGGCACGGGAAACATCAGCATCGGCACCGCCCAGCATCATCGCCAGAGTGCCAGCAGCAGCGCCGGAAGGCCCGCCGCTCACTGGCGCATCGACAAAGCCGTGACCGTTATCGCCCAGCGTCGCCGCCAGTTTGCGGCTGATCTCGGCCTCGGATGTCGATGTGTCGATCACGATCCGAGGCGCAGCGCCGTGCGCCAGATGGCCAGCGTCGACGGCATCGGCAATCACCGCTTCGACATGATGGGAAGCAGGCAGGGACAGCACGATGATGTCGGCGGCTGCGAACACGTCTGCCGCACTTGGCACAGTCGTGGCACCGGCCTCGGCGGCACGTGTCAGTGCGCCATCAGACAAATCAAATGCCGCAACGGCGAAACCCTTGGCGGCCAGGCTCTGCGCCATGCCGATGCCCATGGCGCCAAGGCCGATGATCCCGGTGCGTATTTGCTGTGTGTCGGGCATCGTGGCCCCCTTGCTGGCTTGAGTGCAATCCGACCAAACTATCCAGAGCGGGGGCGCGCAAAAATAGAGCGCAAAGCAGGTACAGTGCGTTGCGCTGAACGCAACACCACTTAGCCTTGGAATGCCACCATACGCCGGGCCAGAAATTCCGCTGTCAGTTCCACCGATTTCGGCAGGCGCCGCCGTGCGCGCACCATCAGATGCGCGCTGACCTGTTGCAACGAAGCCTCCTCGACCGGGACAATCGCCAACTCGCCCCGCGCTGCCTGAATCGACACGGAAAAACGCGGCAGGAACGTGACCCCCATCCCGGCGCAGACATAGCGGATCAGCAGCGTGATCGAACTGGTCTCGATCTGCGGGTGCAGCAATAGCCCTTGATCGCCTGCCGCCCGCCCCACCAATGCGCGGATCGCATGGCGCCTGTCCAGCAAACCGACCGACTGTTGCAACACTTCGGCCAGCGGCACTGAGACGCGGCCTGCCAGCGGCGAGCCTGTGGGGACAATGGCGCAGAGCGGCTGGCGCCCCACGGCAAGCGATCGGATCGCCTCAGACGGGGAGGGGTTGTAGGCGATGCCAATATCCGCGTCACCCAGCACGACCCGATCCTGTAGCGCGTCGGTGCCCGCCTGATCTATGCGAAACCGCAGATTAGGACGCGCTGCGGCCAGCGGTGACAGGCCGTTCTGCATCAGATCGGCGGTAAACCCCTCGCCAACGGCGATACGCACGTGCCGCCCCTCGCCCTTGCCGAAGCGGCCCAGTTGATCCAACAGAAATGCCTGCTCGTCCTGCTGGTGCAACGCATGTTCGCGCAGCATCTGCCCGGCATCGGTCAGATGCACGCCCTGCGCACTACGCTCTAATAGAAGCACGCCCAGCCGCGCCTCGACGTCGGTGATCTTGCGGCTGATAGCGGAGGGCGCGACGTTCAACCGAGCCGACGCACCCCTGATCGACCCCTCTTGCGCGACGCAGAGGAATTCGCGCAAAAACCGTGGGTCAAGGGCGTCCATCAACCGCGCGTCGCGTGTTGCGCAAGCCGGACCCAGAATTCTGCGCCGATCGGCAGGACTTTATCGTTGAAATCATAACTGGCGGAATGAAGCCCCGGATTGTCGCCCGTCCGCGCCGCGCCCAGCCACAGATAGGCGCCCGGCACCTTTTGCAGCATGAAGGCGAAATCCTCGGACGCCATGCTTGGGTCGGCTATGGTGGTATCTAGCCCCATCGCATCACCAATCTCGCGCGCAATTGCGGCCTCCGGAGCAGTGTTGATCGTAGCGGGGTAGCGGCGCTGATAGTCGATACATGCCTTGCAGCCATGTGCGGTTGCGATGCCTTGCGCGACCTCGCCTAGCCTCCGCTCCAGAATGTCGCCCGCCTCTGCATCGAACCAGCGCGCCGTGCCCGCCAGCGCCGCGCGGTCGGGACAGATGTTATAGGCCGATCCCGAATGGATCTGCGTGATCGACAGAACGCCTGCGGTCAGCGGTGACAGATCGCGCGCCGGGATCTCCTGCGCGGCGGCGGCAATACGCGCGGCCGCGGCGATGACCCCGTCGCTTTGTTCGGGCATGGCGCCGTGGCCGCCCTTGCCGGAAATGGCGATGTCAAATACGGCGAAGGCCGCCATCATCGCGTCGTCCCGCGCCGCCAGGCGGCCCGGCACCAGCCCCGGCCAGTTGTGGATGCCATAGACCGCATCGCAGGGGAAGCGGTCGAACAGCCCGTCCTCGATCATCACGCGTGCACCGGCCTCGGCCTCTTCGGCGGGTTGAAAGATGAGGGTGACGGTGCCGCCCGCCACGCCCTCGGCCGCGATCTGCCGCGCGGCCAGCAGTAGCATCGAGGTATGCCCGTCATGCCCGCAGGCATGCATCATGCCGGGTATTGTCGAGGCATAATCCACCCCCGTCACCTCATGGATTGGTAGCGCGTCGATATCGGCGCGCAGGCCGATGCGCGGGCCGTTGCCATCCCCCATCGTTGCGACGACGCCGGTTGTCGCCAGACCGCGGATGACCTGCCAGCCCCAACTATCCAAGAGGCGGGCGATCATGTCGGAGGTGCGCGTTTCCCGATACGCAAGCTCGGGGTGGCGGTGCAGGTCATGACGCCATGCGAGCGCCTCTTCGATATGGGTGCTGTCGAACATGCGTTTGCCTTTCGCTCATCCGGCCTGCTGCAAAGTCAGGAGGACCCCGCCCAGCCGGCCCGTCTGTGTCAGAACATATGTATCGCCGATCTGGAGATAGGCGAACTGCCCTGCCTCAAGGTAGGGTGTTACCAGCGCAATGTCGCGCGTCACGATGTCCAGAGACACGACCGACGGCGCACCATCCGGCGCCAGATCGTCGGGCAGGGGGCCGAACAGCGCGGCGGCGCTGTCGCGGTCTGTAACGCGCCACATCCCACCCCCGGTATCCACGGAGAAGCCCCAATCAGTGTCCTGCACTGCGTCCCCACCGTGCAAGATCGTCAGCCAATCGCGCACCGCAGGCTGATCGCCGGGCGCGGCGAGGATGGTCGCCGAGGCACAGCCAATCGCGCCGTTCGGGTGGTCCATCCACTCAGGGAATTCGATCAAATCACGCCGGTGCTGCTGGCAGGCGAACATCGCCAACCGGTCCAGTCCGGGACGGGTGAATATCTGCAAGGTCGTCGCCGTGCGGTCCGGTGTGCCATCGCGGTGCACCACGTCGCGCCCAAACGCGATGCGCCCCTCACATTGCGCCCCCCGTGCGGCCAGAAGGGCGGCGTCGCTATCCGCGTCGTCGCTGCACAGCGCGGTCAATGGCACGCCTTCGCGCTCAGCCAAATGCGTCTGAATATGGCGGCCAAAACGAAAATT includes:
- a CDS encoding NAD(P)-dependent oxidoreductase, encoding MPDTQQIRTGIIGLGAMGIGMAQSLAAKGFAVAAFDLSDGALTRAAEAGATTVPSAADVFAAADIIVLSLPASHHVEAVIADAVDAGHLAHGAAPRIVIDTSTSEAEISRKLAATLGDNGHGFVDAPVSGGPSGAAAGTLAMMLGGADADVSRAMPVLEALGQKIIHVGPSGAGNVAKLVNNMLVASHMVTTLEAIRLAEASGVSAEDALRVINSATGRSAISEIHYPTWVLPRSFDSGFSTGLMRKDVRLALEMAKAKGCALPLANLVADLWSEDRSGLSDADDFMLMGDPQADRFRGEDE
- a CDS encoding amidohydrolase, whose translation is MFDSTHIEEALAWRHDLHRHPELAYRETRTSDMIARLLDSWGWQVIRGLATTGVVATMGDGNGPRIGLRADIDALPIHEVTGVDYASTIPGMMHACGHDGHTSMLLLAARQIAAEGVAGGTVTLIFQPAEEAEAGARVMIEDGLFDRFPCDAVYGIHNWPGLVPGRLAARDDAMMAAFAVFDIAISGKGGHGAMPEQSDGVIAAAARIAAAAQEIPARDLSPLTAGVLSITQIHSGSAYNICPDRAALAGTARWFDAEAGDILERRLGEVAQGIATAHGCKACIDYQRRYPATINTAPEAAIAREIGDAMGLDTTIADPSMASEDFAFMLQKVPGAYLWLGAARTGDNPGLHSASYDFNDKVLPIGAEFWVRLAQHATRG
- a CDS encoding LysR family transcriptional regulator, which gives rise to MDALDPRFLREFLCVAQEGSIRGASARLNVAPSAISRKITDVEARLGVLLLERSAQGVHLTDAGQMLREHALHQQDEQAFLLDQLGRFGKGEGRHVRIAVGEGFTADLMQNGLSPLAAARPNLRFRIDQAGTDALQDRVVLGDADIGIAYNPSPSEAIRSLAVGRQPLCAIVPTGSPLAGRVSVPLAEVLQQSVGLLDRRHAIRALVGRAAGDQGLLLHPQIETSSITLLIRYVCAGMGVTFLPRFSVSIQAARGELAIVPVEEASLQQVSAHLMVRARRRLPKSVELTAEFLARRMVAFQG
- a CDS encoding VOC family protein, which produces MTLTLDHPLICVHDLEAARATYQSLGFAMKPPGMHPWGTSTALVIFRRQLLELVSIGDASLLDGYVAGNFRFGRHIQTHLAEREGVPLTALCSDDADSDAALLAARGAQCEGRIAFGRDVVHRDGTPDRTATTLQIFTRPGLDRLAMFACQQHRRDLIEFPEWMDHPNGAIGCASATILAAPGDQPAVRDWLTILHGGDAVQDTDWGFSVDTGGGMWRVTDRDSAAALFGPLPDDLAPDGAPSVVSLDIVTRDIALVTPYLEAGQFAYLQIGDTYVLTQTGRLGGVLLTLQQAG
- a CDS encoding aldehyde dehydrogenase family protein; amino-acid sequence: MTDISNRVAELLQELLGASSVQSYVAGGFLPGTGDELSLTDPATGNVFATYRDAGADVVAQAADAAEAAQREWWAKTASERGRVMFEIGRQIRAHAAPLSELECISTGRPIRDTGGEPGRMAEMFEYYAGWCDKITGDVIPVPSTHLNYTRHEPIGVVAQITPWNAPLFTCCWQVAPAICAGNGVVLKPSELTPLSSLVIGVLCEKAGVPRGLVNVIAGAGPTSGQAMIDHPATGLAVFVGSAQAGSAIAARAALKPMGAVLELGGKSANIVFADADIDRAVVGAQAAIFASCGQSCVAGSRLLVQRSVHDEVVEKLTVASARIPVGMPTDPETQIGPVNNAAQWQKIDAMVQAAASNGAHLATGGAKPDALADSGGYFYAPTVLTGVTPDMAIAREEVFGPVLSVLTFETEEEAVALANDTPYGLAGAVWTQDVGRAHRMAAKVRAGTFWVNSYKTINVMSPFGGFGRSGYGRSSGREALAAYTQTKSVWVETAENPVIGFGYAPG